A section of the Pedobacter sp. HDW13 genome encodes:
- a CDS encoding LacI family DNA-binding transcriptional regulator has protein sequence MSVSTVSKALNNYPTINEYTKKRVQEMARELHFTPNKSAINLKEKKSRIIGIILPNLLDHFFTRSIYGVEQFATQNGYNVIISQSHDDLEKEIQSANMLLRSRVDGLIVAISKHTQDFAHLDQFENMGIPVVYYTRNPSFNLSCHKVLGNTFQGCYKATQFLIDRGHKKIAYLGGPKMINFTHDRFNGYINALKDNGVPFSADLVAYTDFDKENTISAIQNLFANPQDTPTALVAFKEPILFDAIKYLRSINHPNLDKIECIGFGNTSFISYLDSPPVASVEENPESVGENAIKLLLQLINREIDMENYQKVMVDCKLIVHE, from the coding sequence ATGTCAGTATCAACAGTATCAAAAGCCCTTAATAACTATCCTACAATAAATGAATACACTAAAAAACGTGTTCAGGAGATGGCTCGCGAATTACATTTTACGCCCAATAAATCGGCCATCAATTTAAAGGAAAAGAAATCTCGTATTATTGGTATTATCTTACCCAATCTTTTAGACCACTTTTTTACCCGCAGTATTTATGGTGTAGAGCAATTTGCTACCCAGAACGGATACAATGTAATCATCAGCCAATCGCATGATGACCTGGAAAAGGAAATTCAATCGGCCAACATGTTACTGCGCAGCCGTGTTGACGGGCTTATCGTAGCCATTTCTAAACATACACAGGATTTCGCTCACCTCGATCAGTTCGAAAACATGGGTATACCGGTGGTTTATTACACCCGCAACCCGAGCTTTAATTTAAGCTGTCATAAAGTTTTAGGCAACACTTTTCAGGGCTGTTATAAGGCTACCCAATTTTTAATTGACCGTGGCCATAAAAAAATAGCTTACCTGGGTGGGCCAAAAATGATCAATTTCACCCACGATCGTTTTAATGGCTATATCAATGCACTGAAAGATAACGGTGTTCCTTTTTCGGCTGATTTGGTTGCCTATACCGATTTCGATAAGGAAAATACAATTTCGGCCATTCAGAACCTTTTTGCCAACCCACAAGATACACCTACTGCCCTGGTTGCATTTAAGGAACCCATTTTGTTCGATGCCATTAAATACCTGAGATCAATAAACCATCCCAATTTAGATAAGATTGAGTGCATCGGTTTTGGCAATACTTCTTTTATAAGCTATTTAGATTCGCCTCCTGTTGCATCAGTAGAAGAAAATCCTGAGTCGGTTGGTGAAAATGCAATCAAACTCCTGCTTCAGCTTATCAATAGGGAAATTGATATGGAAAACTATCAGAAGGTTATGGTTGATTGTAAATTGATTGTGCACGAATAG
- a CDS encoding TonB-dependent receptor, producing the protein MDRLYNLKRTFAAIGMERFQWAKVLYTLTFLLLMSASFTAFAQSTVNGTVKDIKGVTLPGVSVRVKGTTQGAVTDNDGKFSIKAAANATLTFTYVGYTIKDVAINNKTVLNVVLEDDTQGLDEVIVVGYGVQKKSTLTGAVAQIGAEEVMKSPTPSPTNALIGRLPGLLAVQTSGQPGADGAQLKVRGVATYGSNNAAIVVVDGVERPSFSDVDASEIESVTVLKDAASTAIYGIRGANGIIVITTKQGKIGKPKVTYTGNFALQTYTGLAVGLPAFENASLLNQSYVNDGKAPFFSDAELQKFKDGSDPIGYPDVQWFDYLTKKYYAQTQHNININGGTKIAKYFVSAGYAFQDGIFKKFDSPYGINTVPNYNRYNFRSNVDLTLNKDFTVGIKLGGRFANRYQPAGLLSSSAFSYDTIEGMISRILQVPAYAYPVTLPDGRITANPNIGTNIWNPFAVLTRFGTRNDDNNTIESTFNLNYKLGFITKGLGFKTVFGYDSYYNNTERRNANWAAYVYNPATGQATLSTDTRNRDEPLGAVQDGGVTGGSTNMNLQTGFDYNRDFGKHNVGGLLLATRQLIRTTGGSPFTAPPRASQGIVGRVTYNYGERYFAEFNGSYNGSENFAEGLRYGFFPAVSAGWTLTNEPFWKKNNVLTYLKIRGSYGQVGNDRISDNRFLFLTTYTANSGAPFGNPLALVNYPTLYIGDTALGNDKVTWETGTKRNIGVEARFLSDNLKLTVDLFDETRKDILTPTLSGSALFGHAYPNLNRGIVYNKGYEVELDYQRVIGAVTVGLNAQLSYNKNKILENDEPDGMPFSLARKGTSVGQFFGYKTDGFFQSAADIAASPKLAGYNPIPGDLKFKDLDGDGVITNLDQDAIGYTNTPQYIYSFSPRVSYKGFSLSALFQGVANVSSNVILNEQNNGQQMYPFMLDAWTPATAATATWPALHARGTASLNYALNDFTLQNSAYLKIRNIELAWTLPKSWMSTLKLSNVRVFLQGQNIYTWTKYKFYIDPENVNTINTAFPLQALYPTSRIYNFGLNVQF; encoded by the coding sequence ATGGATAGACTTTACAATTTAAAAAGGACTTTTGCCGCAATTGGAATGGAGCGTTTCCAATGGGCTAAAGTGCTATATACATTAACCTTCCTGTTGCTGATGAGTGCATCGTTTACGGCATTTGCACAAAGCACAGTAAATGGTACCGTAAAAGATATAAAGGGAGTTACCTTACCCGGCGTAAGCGTTAGGGTTAAAGGCACTACCCAGGGCGCTGTTACCGATAACGATGGTAAATTTTCGATTAAGGCAGCTGCCAATGCTACCTTAACTTTTACTTATGTGGGTTACACCATTAAGGATGTGGCCATAAACAACAAAACGGTACTAAACGTAGTTTTAGAAGACGATACGCAGGGACTTGATGAGGTGATTGTTGTAGGTTATGGCGTGCAGAAAAAATCTACTTTAACAGGTGCCGTAGCGCAGATTGGTGCCGAAGAGGTGATGAAATCGCCAACACCAAGCCCAACCAATGCTTTGATTGGCCGTTTGCCGGGTTTACTGGCGGTACAAACTAGCGGTCAGCCCGGGGCCGATGGTGCCCAGTTAAAAGTAAGAGGTGTAGCTACTTATGGCTCAAACAACGCAGCAATTGTTGTGGTGGATGGGGTAGAGCGCCCGAGTTTCTCAGATGTGGATGCCAGCGAAATAGAATCAGTAACGGTTTTAAAAGATGCGGCTTCAACAGCGATTTACGGGATCAGGGGAGCGAATGGTATTATCGTTATTACCACCAAACAGGGGAAAATCGGTAAACCCAAAGTAACTTATACCGGTAATTTCGCTTTGCAAACTTATACTGGTTTAGCTGTTGGTTTACCCGCATTTGAAAATGCTTCCTTGTTAAACCAGTCGTATGTAAACGATGGTAAAGCACCTTTTTTCTCAGATGCAGAGTTGCAAAAGTTTAAAGACGGATCAGACCCGATCGGTTATCCGGATGTGCAGTGGTTCGATTATTTAACCAAAAAATATTATGCACAAACCCAGCATAACATCAATATTAATGGTGGTACTAAAATTGCAAAATATTTTGTTTCTGCAGGTTATGCCTTTCAGGATGGTATTTTTAAGAAATTCGATTCGCCTTATGGCATCAATACTGTACCCAACTACAACCGTTATAACTTCCGTTCGAACGTAGATTTAACGCTGAACAAAGATTTTACGGTAGGAATTAAACTGGGAGGTCGTTTTGCCAACCGTTATCAGCCAGCTGGATTATTATCTTCTTCAGCCTTCTCTTACGATACCATTGAAGGGATGATTTCGCGTATTTTGCAGGTGCCGGCTTATGCTTATCCGGTAACCCTCCCTGATGGCAGGATAACCGCTAACCCAAATATTGGTACCAACATCTGGAATCCTTTTGCGGTATTAACCCGTTTCGGAACCCGTAACGATGATAACAATACCATCGAGAGTACCTTTAACCTCAACTATAAACTGGGTTTTATTACCAAAGGTTTAGGCTTTAAAACAGTATTTGGATACGATTCATATTACAATAATACCGAAAGAAGAAACGCCAACTGGGCGGCTTATGTTTACAATCCCGCAACCGGTCAGGCTACTTTATCAACCGATACGCGTAACCGTGATGAGCCTTTAGGAGCCGTACAAGATGGCGGTGTAACCGGTGGAAGTACCAATATGAACCTGCAAACCGGTTTTGATTATAACCGCGATTTTGGCAAGCACAATGTTGGCGGATTGTTACTGGCTACCCGTCAGCTTATCCGTACTACCGGGGGATCGCCTTTTACCGCGCCGCCAAGAGCATCGCAAGGTATTGTTGGTCGTGTTACCTATAATTATGGCGAAAGGTATTTTGCCGAATTTAATGGTTCGTACAACGGATCGGAAAACTTTGCAGAAGGTTTGCGTTACGGTTTCTTCCCGGCAGTATCCGCTGGCTGGACGCTTACCAACGAGCCTTTCTGGAAAAAAAACAATGTGCTCACTTATTTAAAAATCAGGGGAAGTTACGGACAGGTAGGTAACGACAGGATTTCAGATAACCGTTTCTTGTTCTTAACTACTTATACAGCCAATTCAGGTGCTCCATTTGGGAACCCGCTGGCCTTGGTTAACTATCCAACCCTTTATATTGGCGATACTGCTTTAGGAAATGATAAAGTAACCTGGGAAACCGGCACAAAAAGAAATATTGGTGTGGAAGCACGTTTCCTTAGCGATAACCTGAAATTAACGGTCGATCTTTTTGACGAAACCCGTAAAGATATTTTAACACCTACATTAAGTGGTTCGGCATTATTTGGCCATGCATACCCTAACTTAAATAGAGGTATTGTATACAACAAAGGTTACGAAGTTGAGCTCGACTATCAACGTGTGATTGGAGCTGTAACTGTAGGCCTTAATGCGCAATTGAGTTACAATAAAAACAAAATCCTGGAGAACGACGAACCAGATGGCATGCCTTTTTCTCTGGCCAGAAAAGGAACAAGTGTTGGTCAGTTTTTTGGATATAAAACCGATGGTTTTTTCCAGTCGGCGGCAGACATTGCTGCTTCGCCCAAATTAGCAGGTTACAACCCAATTCCGGGCGACTTGAAATTTAAAGACCTGGATGGCGATGGCGTAATAACCAATTTAGATCAGGATGCGATTGGATACACCAATACACCACAATACATTTACAGTTTTAGCCCACGGGTTAGCTACAAAGGATTTTCACTTTCGGCCCTGTTTCAGGGAGTAGCGAATGTAAGCTCGAATGTGATCTTGAACGAGCAGAACAATGGTCAGCAGATGTATCCGTTCATGCTAGATGCCTGGACACCGGCAACTGCTGCAACGGCAACCTGGCCGGCTTTACACGCCCGCGGTACGGCATCATTAAACTATGCCTTAAACGATTTTACCTTACAAAACTCGGCTTATTTAAAAATCAGGAACATTGAACTGGCCTGGACACTTCCAAAATCGTGGATGAGTACTTTAAAGCTGAGCAATGTGCGGGTTTTCTTACAGGGACAGAATATTTACACCTGGACCAAGTATAAGTTCTACATCGATCCGGAGAATGTAAACACCATTAACACGGCTTTCCCTTTACAGGCGCTTTATCCAACATCGAGGATTTACAATTTTGGTTTAAACGTTCAATTTTAA
- a CDS encoding RagB/SusD family nutrient uptake outer membrane protein, with protein sequence MKNYKIYTAILLLTLFAVSCKKDYLERTPGVALSEDEIFADPAQAARFADNAYNYVINKYVRFNDHRGCVAQASDEAVSGNSEGTVTTLNRGLYHDHSNGASLNDIYDIWKRMYAGIAIETKMLSRLADVPPAPPATVPIFQPVRVEGEMRFLRAMSYFELTKRFGGVPIVDKVYTVNDELNLPRNSFDEVTKYILADLAIAENKLGNDADYTTADYGRPTKGAVQALRTRVLLYAASPLNNPTGDKSKWAAAAAAAQRLMNGEFGAYALQASYGDILNVPTSSEYIMIRIKGNTPLAGEMMQDFSMSPGSGGAQGQMNPTQNHVDMYEMANGKAISDPTSGYDPQKPYANREPRFYDNIIYNDRPWQGRAIQMWSSPAGALDYSTTITYTATRYYCKKYWPEVYRTVGGSTTLLNYIYFRYAEVLLNYAEAQNEAVGPGDINGSVYAQLIAIRKRGGILAGADNLYGLKANMTQDEMRTVIRHERAIELAFEDHRWYDIMRWKIGATTIGVPMKGMDVIKQANGSFTYTPFVLSQTFQKTWTEKQNLYPIPRAEIYKSKGVLTQNPGWE encoded by the coding sequence ATGAAAAACTACAAAATATATACAGCTATTCTTTTATTAACGCTGTTTGCTGTTTCCTGCAAAAAAGACTACCTGGAAAGAACACCTGGTGTGGCTTTGAGCGAGGATGAGATTTTTGCAGATCCGGCACAGGCGGCCAGATTTGCCGATAACGCTTATAATTATGTAATCAACAAATACGTACGCTTTAACGATCACCGCGGCTGTGTGGCCCAGGCATCAGATGAAGCCGTTTCGGGTAACTCGGAAGGTACCGTAACCACTTTAAACCGTGGATTGTACCACGATCACAGTAACGGAGCTTCGTTAAACGATATTTACGATATCTGGAAAAGAATGTATGCTGGTATCGCCATCGAAACCAAAATGCTTTCGCGCCTGGCCGATGTACCACCTGCACCACCTGCAACTGTACCGATTTTTCAACCGGTTAGGGTAGAAGGCGAGATGCGCTTTTTACGTGCCATGTCTTATTTCGAGTTAACCAAAAGATTTGGCGGTGTGCCCATAGTAGATAAAGTTTATACTGTAAACGATGAACTGAACCTGCCACGCAACTCGTTTGATGAGGTAACCAAATACATTTTAGCAGATCTGGCTATTGCCGAAAATAAACTGGGCAATGATGCCGATTATACTACTGCAGATTATGGCCGCCCAACCAAAGGCGCAGTACAGGCTTTAAGAACCCGTGTGCTTTTATATGCTGCAAGTCCGCTTAACAACCCAACAGGCGATAAAAGCAAGTGGGCTGCTGCAGCCGCTGCTGCGCAAAGATTAATGAACGGCGAGTTTGGAGCATATGCTTTACAGGCTAGTTACGGCGATATCTTAAACGTGCCCACCTCATCAGAGTACATCATGATCCGAATTAAAGGCAATACACCTTTGGCAGGAGAGATGATGCAGGATTTTTCAATGTCGCCAGGATCTGGTGGTGCCCAGGGACAAATGAACCCTACCCAAAACCATGTAGATATGTACGAAATGGCCAATGGAAAAGCGATTAGTGATCCAACTTCAGGTTACGATCCGCAGAAACCTTACGCCAACCGCGAGCCTCGTTTTTACGACAACATTATTTACAACGATCGCCCATGGCAGGGAAGGGCCATACAAATGTGGTCTTCGCCAGCAGGTGCACTCGATTACAGCACCACCATTACCTATACTGCTACGCGCTATTATTGCAAAAAATACTGGCCAGAGGTTTACCGTACCGTTGGTGGTAGCACAACCCTGCTAAACTACATCTATTTCCGCTATGCAGAAGTGTTGCTAAACTATGCCGAAGCACAAAATGAGGCGGTAGGCCCGGGCGACATCAACGGTTCGGTTTACGCACAGTTAATTGCCATCCGCAAACGTGGCGGAATACTGGCTGGAGCTGATAATCTTTATGGACTAAAAGCCAACATGACCCAGGATGAAATGCGTACAGTGATCAGACACGAGCGTGCAATAGAACTGGCTTTCGAAGACCACCGCTGGTACGATATTATGCGCTGGAAAATTGGCGCTACCACCATTGGCGTTCCAATGAAAGGCATGGATGTGATTAAACAGGCCAACGGAAGTTTCACTTATACCCCGTTTGTACTGAGCCAGACTTTCCAGAAAACCTGGACTGAGAAACAAAATCTGTATCCGATTCCAAGGGCAGAAATTTATAAAAGCAAAGGTGTATTAACACAAAATCCAGGTTGGGAATAG